A genomic region of Choristoneura fumiferana chromosome 17, NRCan_CFum_1, whole genome shotgun sequence contains the following coding sequences:
- the DCTN2-p50 gene encoding dynactin subunit 2 isoform X1, whose translation MADPKYENLPGIAYDQPDVYETGDLPEADQPEPYEEEENECIEQLHLSVKDSFNNFKGKFLTGAVDFSDRLSKKTRIGYRAGEYELAAEGEPETVLEKFNRLRCEFSELLEQVAEQQNKATESEKDEYSRLATQINVTKKILEELKLEEGEHIDPKAEKLKEYLASGAKKQPGVATATLKLRPEVNLAATARIAQLEHRLHKLEQAAGVRDEEAFRRLQSATGEATLCGAAATLAARAALLRPGELAAAEARVGSLLANVEALKAARNDDPELHAKVNELHKLVQQIDGISHSEILERMEALEALHNQASNFGKSLTELETLQSTISSGVQNNKELLQGVQEVFAHNIDSLQKELKKLDERIGKLATLE comes from the exons ATGGCAGATCCTAAATACGAAAATTTACCAGGGATA GCTTACGACCAGCCTGATGTGTACGAAACCGGCGATCTGCCGGAAGCCGACCAACCAGAGCCTTACGAAGAAGAAGAGAATGAATGTATCGAACAACTGCATTTATCTGTGAAAGATTCCTTTAATAACTTTAAAGGGAAATTCTTGACTGGTGCTGTAGACTTCTCCGATCGACTGAGCAAGAAGACGAGGATTGGGTAcag GGCTGGAGAGTATGAGTTAGCAGCAGAAGGGGAGCCAGAAACAGTTCTGGAGAAGTTCAACAGGCTGCGTTGTGAGTTCTCCGAGCTTCTGGAGCAGGTAGCAGAGCAACAGAACAAAGCTACCGAGAGTGAGAAG GATGAATATTCTCGACTGGCAACTCAAATAAATGTGACAAAGAAGATTCTAGAAGAATTGAAACTTGAGGAAGGAGAGCATATTGACCCTAAGGCTGAAAAACTCAA AGAGTACCTGGCGAGCGGCGCGAAGAAGCAGCCAGGAGTAGCCACTGCGACCTTAAAGCTGAGGCCGGAAGTCAACCTCGCTGCCACGGCGCGTATCGCACAATTAGAGCACAG ACTACACAAGTTGGAACAGGCAGCCGGCGTGCGCGACGAGGAGGCGTTCCGAAGACTGCAGTCTGCCACCGGAGAG GCGACGCTGTGCGGGGCGGCGGCGACtctggcggcgcgcgcggcgctgctGCGGCCCGGCGAGCTGGCGGCGGCGGAGGCGCGCGTCGGCTCGCTGCTGGCCAACGTCGAAGCCCTAAAAGCCGCCCGGAACGATGACCCCGAGCTGCACGCCAAG gtcaATGAACTGCACAAGTTGGTGCAGCAAATCGACGGCATATCACATTCCGAGATTCTTGAACGCATGGAGGCGCTAGAAGCTTTGCATAATCAAG cgagtAATTTCGGCAAATCACTCACGGAGCTAGAAACCCTACAAAGCACAATATCCAGCGGGGTCCAAAACAACAAGGAACTGTTGCAGGGGGTCCAAGAGGTATTCGCACACAATATTGACAgcctacaaaaagaactgaagAAGCTAGACGAGCGAATCGGCAAACTGGCAACACTAGAATAA
- the LOC141437271 gene encoding large ribosomal subunit protein eL27-like, with product MPTRYTVDFSFEKFSAKDLKDPAKRKKLRFNTRVRFEERYKSGKNKWFFQKLRF from the coding sequence ATGCCGACCCGCTACACAGTCGACTTCAGCTTCGAGAAGTTCAGTGCTAAGGACCTCAAGGACCCCGCGAAGCGCAAGAAGCTGCGTTTCAACACGAGGGTGCGCTTCGAAGAGAGATACAAGAGCGGGAAGAACAAGTGGTTCTTCCAGAAGCTTAGGTTTTAA
- the DCTN2-p50 gene encoding dynactin subunit 2 isoform X2 has product MADPKYENLPGIAYDQPDVYETGDLPEADQPEPYEEEENECIEQLHLSVKDSFNNFKGKFLTGAVDFSDRLSKKTRIGAGEYELAAEGEPETVLEKFNRLRCEFSELLEQVAEQQNKATESEKDEYSRLATQINVTKKILEELKLEEGEHIDPKAEKLKEYLASGAKKQPGVATATLKLRPEVNLAATARIAQLEHRLHKLEQAAGVRDEEAFRRLQSATGEATLCGAAATLAARAALLRPGELAAAEARVGSLLANVEALKAARNDDPELHAKVNELHKLVQQIDGISHSEILERMEALEALHNQASNFGKSLTELETLQSTISSGVQNNKELLQGVQEVFAHNIDSLQKELKKLDERIGKLATLE; this is encoded by the exons ATGGCAGATCCTAAATACGAAAATTTACCAGGGATA GCTTACGACCAGCCTGATGTGTACGAAACCGGCGATCTGCCGGAAGCCGACCAACCAGAGCCTTACGAAGAAGAAGAGAATGAATGTATCGAACAACTGCATTTATCTGTGAAAGATTCCTTTAATAACTTTAAAGGGAAATTCTTGACTGGTGCTGTAGACTTCTCCGATCGACTGAGCAAGAAGACGAGGATTGG GGCTGGAGAGTATGAGTTAGCAGCAGAAGGGGAGCCAGAAACAGTTCTGGAGAAGTTCAACAGGCTGCGTTGTGAGTTCTCCGAGCTTCTGGAGCAGGTAGCAGAGCAACAGAACAAAGCTACCGAGAGTGAGAAG GATGAATATTCTCGACTGGCAACTCAAATAAATGTGACAAAGAAGATTCTAGAAGAATTGAAACTTGAGGAAGGAGAGCATATTGACCCTAAGGCTGAAAAACTCAA AGAGTACCTGGCGAGCGGCGCGAAGAAGCAGCCAGGAGTAGCCACTGCGACCTTAAAGCTGAGGCCGGAAGTCAACCTCGCTGCCACGGCGCGTATCGCACAATTAGAGCACAG ACTACACAAGTTGGAACAGGCAGCCGGCGTGCGCGACGAGGAGGCGTTCCGAAGACTGCAGTCTGCCACCGGAGAG GCGACGCTGTGCGGGGCGGCGGCGACtctggcggcgcgcgcggcgctgctGCGGCCCGGCGAGCTGGCGGCGGCGGAGGCGCGCGTCGGCTCGCTGCTGGCCAACGTCGAAGCCCTAAAAGCCGCCCGGAACGATGACCCCGAGCTGCACGCCAAG gtcaATGAACTGCACAAGTTGGTGCAGCAAATCGACGGCATATCACATTCCGAGATTCTTGAACGCATGGAGGCGCTAGAAGCTTTGCATAATCAAG cgagtAATTTCGGCAAATCACTCACGGAGCTAGAAACCCTACAAAGCACAATATCCAGCGGGGTCCAAAACAACAAGGAACTGTTGCAGGGGGTCCAAGAGGTATTCGCACACAATATTGACAgcctacaaaaagaactgaagAAGCTAGACGAGCGAATCGGCAAACTGGCAACACTAGAATAA
- the LOC141436972 gene encoding B-cell receptor-associated protein 31 yields MSLQWTIIATFLYAEIAIVCLLALPIASPSKWQKLFRSKFLAYISGQASIYFVILIGVLVLCLLDAIREMQKYSNIESTDHQHLDAEMQGNMRLFRAQRNFYISGFALFLLVVIRRLVQLISELATLLAQSEANFRQAQSASVAARSLLAQAGAGDEATKKEIEELKNQVNALEKDLSREKKDKEAVKSQAESLTKEYDRLAEEHSKLQKKLTVTSGGDTKKDE; encoded by the coding sequence atGAGTCTACAGTGGACCATCATCGCGACATTCTTGTACGCCGAAATAGCGATCGTGTGTCTTCTCGCCTTGCCGATCGCGAGCCCATCAAAATGGCAAAAGTTATTCAGATCCAAATTCCTCGCTTATATAAGCGGGCAAGCGTCGATATACTTCGTGATCCTGATCGGAGTGCTCGTGCTGTGTCTTCTGGATGCTATCCGCGAGATGCAGAAGTACTCCAACATCGAGAGCACGGATCACCAGCACCTCGACGCTGAAATGCAAGGTAACATGCGCCTGTTCCGCGCTCAGAGAAACTTCTACATTTCCGGCTTCGCTCTGTTCTTACTCGTCGTCATTCGGCGGTTGGTGCAGCTGATTTCGGAGCTTGCCACTCTTCTGGCGCAGTCTGAGGCTAATTTCCGCCAAGCGCAGAGCGCGTCTGTGGCTGCCAGGTCTCTGCTCGCTCAGGCCGGTGCCGGCGACGAGGCCACCAAGAAAGAAATTGAGGAATTGAAGAACCAAGTCAATGCTTTGGAAAAGGACCTTTCTAGAGAAAAGAAGGACAAGGAAGCGGTCAAGTCCCAAGCTGAGAGCCTGACAAAGGAGTATGACAGGCTTGCAGAGGAGCATAGCAAGCTTCAGAAGAAGCTGACGGTGACAAGTGGCGGGGACACCAAGAAGGATGAGTAA